Proteins found in one Larimichthys crocea isolate SSNF chromosome I, L_crocea_2.0, whole genome shotgun sequence genomic segment:
- the pikfyve gene encoding 1-phosphatidylinositol 3-phosphate 5-kinase isoform X8, translated as MAADDKSSSSSSTEWSAEPPVISPTSPSHLTHFKPLTPEQDEPPLRSAYSSFVNLFRFNSKEEGRPPSAVSEKPDVPSPSPQSERRSWSSSPSHSLYGSRTHRKQHPEHLRRTSTASVDWPDGSRKSDTPLSNHDPRTAVQLRTALKRLKEIMEGKSQDSDLKQYWMPDSQCKECYDCNEKFTTFRRRHHCRLCGQIFCSRCCNQEIPGKFMGYTGDLRACTYCRKLALSYAHSADSGCIGEDLSALSDSPCSVCVLEPSEPRTPVGGRKASRNIFLEEDLTWQRKTPIGMRKNMIHQEPQNSGLSSRLTTLQEDVGKSPARKRSASVTNLSLDRSGSSMVPSYDSSVSPPTSRAMSGTKSGNKLDHSEEERKILLDSSQLKDLWKKICHNSTGMEFQDHRYWLRTYPNCIVGKELVNWLLRNGTISTRAQAIAIGQALVDGRWLDCVTHHDQLFRDEYALYRPLQSTEFSETPSPDSDSVNSLEGHSEPSWFKDIKFDDSDTEQLADETEYTMPNSAGPSKRTSVSSFQSVVDSDSAASINLNMEQNNVNFHIKKQSKYPHVPPTAEQKSEFLVSEDGGQNIVISDAFIKESLFNRRVEEKAKEMLFTPLGWHHSSLDQLREENGEKKAMERLLSANHSHMMALLQQLLYSESLSLSWRDIIVPVVRQVVQTVRPDVRNCDDDMDIRQLVHIKKISGGRKFDSTVVNGFVCTKSIAHKKMNPYIKNPKILLLKCSIEYLYREETKFTCIDPIVLQEREFLKNYVQRIVDVRPNLVLVEKTVSRIAQDMLLEHGITLVINVKPQVLDRVSRMTQGDLVMSMDQLLTKPRLGTCHKFYMQPFTLANNEVKTLMFFEGCPPHLGCSIKLRGASEYELARVKEIIMLMVCVAYHSQLEISFLMDEFAMPPSLSQSTSFPCLLEGVSAEEEADREKRGREINGESQEKTAGAEDSALGGQPEEEWLSSESSSKNGDTDTLQDKQNPKLPSSVEEESGITDTSTSSSFLSPPAPSLSVCPPFLMDEDQEMASDTLIRASEGETREEGSLVKEESLVMEDGEGSETPTPRLFRDPLQDDTGMFVAEQVTSSDDHLKSISAVFKQELKDIILCISPFITFKKPFLLTPAGMHCPSRDYFPEQVYLSPLLNKDFKELDGRRKRQLLKDSAPSLSTGQINGGPQPKPIDVLPSHSLTSTRIVEQLSSSQNLAKMLADYRATGGRIRQREASQTTDPFSTAAPARLVDSTIKPVKTDSEEEKPSNKNDMSWAPKLDCLNPVNHQRLCVLFSSSSAESNNAPNPCVSPWIVTMEFYGKNDLSLGVFLERYCFRPSYQCPSMFCETPMVHHIRRFVHGSGCVQIVLKELDSPVPGYQHTILNYSWCRICKQVTPVVPLSNDSWSMSFAKYLELRFYGHQYTRRANAEPCGHSIHKDYHQYFSYNQMVASFSYTSVRLLEICLPRPKIFIRNLGPAKTNLQQDLKDFSQKVTQVYLAIDDRLTSLKTDTFSKTREEKMEDLFAQKDMEEAELRNWIEKLQARLQACCLDSPQQLQIVLESLVMKKQSLCEMLQYWNGRLQDLFQQEKGRKRLSVPPSPGRHRQTNADDSKSTLDSSPRNPSPVVQNGEKEDRHLSTLPSGSSSLLPSPGDAGAEPITPVPSFIEQDSVSIPEDVFDGHLLGSTDSQVKEKSTMKAILANFLPGNSYNPIPFPFDPDKHYLMDEHERVPIAVCEREPSSIIAFALSCKKYKTALDDLSKASNAGGDETPQTISSGESRAKSSPARPSESASSQQSRSSMEADPLKDADLTDKQKKQTLNPHIELQFSDANAKFYCRIYYAEEFHKMREEIMESPEEDFVRSLSHCVNWQARGGKSGAVFYATEDDRFILKQMPRLEVQSFLDFAPNYFTYITGAVQQKRPTALAKILGVYRIGYKNSQNNTEKKLDLLVMENLFYGRKMAQVFDLKGSLRNRNVKTDSGKESCEVVLLDENLLKLIHDNPLYIRSHCKAILRAAIHSDAYFLSSHLIIDYSLLVGRDDATDQLVVGIIDYIRTFTWDKRLEMVVKSTGILGGQGKMPTVVSPELYRARFCEAMDKYFLMVPDHWTGLGINC; from the exons ATGGCTGCTGATGACAAgtcctcgtcttcatcctcaACCGAATGGAGCGCCGAGCCACCTGTCATCTCGCCCACCAGCCCCTCCCACCTGACCCACTTCAAACCATTGACTCCGGAGCAGGATGAGCCTCCCCTCCGCTCGGCATACAGCTCATTCGTCAACCTGTTTCGATTCAACAGCAAAG aggaggGACGTCCTCCCTCAGCAGTCTCAGAGAAGCCAGATGTGCCATCCCCTTCTCCTcaatcagagaggaggagctggtCCTCCAGTCCTTCCCACTCCTTATATGGTTCGAGGACACACCGGAAACAGCACCCAGAACACCTCCGGCGTACCTCCACTGCCTctg TGGATTGGCCAG ACGGCAGCAGGAAATCAGACACGCCTCTAAGCAATCATGACCCTCGCACAGCTGTGCAACTCCGCACTGCACTGAAGAGGCTGAAGGAAATCATGGAGGGAAAGAGCCAG GACAGCGATCTGAAGCAGTACTGGATGCCGGATAGCCAGTGTAAAGAGTGCTACGACTGCAATGAGAAATTCACAACCTTCCGCCGCCGTCACCACTGCCGACTGTGCGGTCAGATCTTCTGCAGCCGCTGCTGCAACCAGGAAATCCCTGGAAAATTCATGGGCTACACGG GAGACCTGCGAGCTTGCACGTACTGCCGTAAGCTCGCGCTGAGCTACGCTCACTCAGCTGATTCGGGCTGCATCGGAGAGGACCTGAGCGCCCTGTCTGACTCgccctgctctgtgtgtgtgctggagccCAGTGAGCCTCGGACACCTGTGGGCGGACGTAAGGCTAGCAGGAACATCTTCCTCGAGGAAGACCTGACCTGgcagag AAAAACTCCTATTGGGATGAGAAAGAA TATGATTCACCAGGAACCTCAGAACAGTGGCCTCAGTTCCAGACTGACAACGCTACAAGAAGACGTAGGCAAATCCCCCGCTAGGAAGAG GTCTGCCAGTGTGACCAACCTGTCTCTGGACCGATCCGGATCCTCCATGGTGCCTTCCTACGACAGCTCAGTCAGCCCGCCAACCAGCCGAGCCATGTCAGGCACCAAGAGTGGCAACAAGCTGGACcacagtgaggaggagaggaagatccTACTG GACTCCTCCCAGCTGAAGGACTTGTGGAAGAAAATCTGCCACAACAGCACGGGGATGGAGTTCCAGGACCACAGATACTGGCTGAGGACCTACCCCAACTGCATTGTGGGAAAAGAGCTTGTCAACTGGCTGCTAAGGAATGGCACCATCTCCACCAG GGCTCAGGCTATCGCCATTGGCCAGGCGTTAGTGGACGGTCGCTGGCTGGACTGTGTCACTCACCATGACCAGCTGTTCAGGGATGAGTATGCTCTCTACCGCCCCCTCCAG AGTACAGAGTTCTCAGAAACGCCGTCTCCAGATAGCGATAGCGTCAACTCCCTGGAGGGACATTCAGAGCCATCCTGGTTTAAGGACATCAAGTTTGATGACAGTGACACAGAACAGCTTGCAGATGAGACAGAGTACACCATGCCCA ACTCTGCTGGGCCCAGCAAGAGGACATCAGTCAGCAGTTTCCAGTCAGTAGTGGACAGTGACTCAGCTGCTTCCATTAACCTCAACATGGAGCAAAACAATGTGAATTTCCACATTAAGAAACAGTCCAAGTATCCACACGTGCCTCCAACTGCTGagcagaaat CTGAGTTTCTTGTGTCTGAGGATGGAGGACAGAACATTGTCATAAGTGATGCCTTCATCAAGG AGTCTCTGTTTAACCGTCGCGTGGAGGAGAAGGCTAAAGAGATGCTGTTTACTCCGCTGGGTTGGCACCACAGCTCTCTGGACCAGCTCAGAGAGGAGAACGGGGAGAAGAAAGCCATGGAGAGGCTGCT CTCGGCCAACCACAGCCACATGATGGCGCTGCTACAGCAGCTGCTCTACAGtgagtctctgtctctgtcgtgGCGGGATATCATTGTCCCTGTGGTACGGCAGGTGGTACAGACAGTACGGCCTGACGTCCGCAACTGCGATGACGACATGGACATCCGGCAGCTGGTCCACATCAAGAAG ATTTCTGGAGGAAGAAAGTTTGACTCGACCGTGGTGAACGGCTTCGTATGCACCAAGAGCATCGCCCACAAGAAG ATGAACCCGTACATCAAGAACCCCAAAATTCTGCTGCTGAAGTGCTCCATAGAATATCTGTACAGGGAGGAGACCAAGTTTACCTGCATTGATCCGATTGTGCTACAG GAACGAGAATTTTTGAAGAACTATGTGCAGCGCATTGTAGACGTCCGTCCAAACCTGGTATTAGTGGAGAAGACGGTGTCTCGTATTGCTCAGGACATGCTGCTCGAGCACGGCATCACGCTGGTCATTAACGTCAAACCG CAAGTGTTAGACAGGGTGAGTCGTATGACTCAAGGAGACCTGGTGATGTCTATGGACCAGCTCCTCACCAAACCTCGTCTGGGAACGTGCCACAAGTTCTACATGCAGCCCTTCACCCTGGCTAACA ATGAGGTGAAGACTCTGATGTTCTTTGAGGGCTGTCCTCCTCATCTTGGATGCTCCATCAAGCTGCGCGGTGCTTCAGAGTACGAGCTGGCCAGGGTGAAGGAGATCATTATGCTTATGGTGTGTGTGGCCTACCACTCCCAGCTGGAGATCTCGTTCCTCATGGATGAATTCGCCATGCCGCCCAGCTTATCCCAAAGCACCTCATTTCCCTGCTTACTGGAGGGTGtctctgcagaggaggaggcagacagagagaagagagggagagagataaatGGAGAGAGCCAGGAGAAAACTGCAGGGGCTGAAGACTCTGCACTGGGAGGACAGCCTGAGGAGGAATGGCTTTCCTCTGAGTCTTCATCCAAAAATGGAGATACAGACACTCTCCAAGACAAACAGAACCCAAAATTGCCCTCCTCAGTTGAGGAGGAGTCTGGTATCACAGACACAAGCACCTCCTCATCTTTTCTCAGCCCCCCGGCAccatcactctctgtctgtcctccgtTCCTTATGGACGAAGACCAGGAGATGGCCTCAGACACTCTCATCAGGGCATCTGAGGGGGAAACCAGGGAAGAGGGAAGCTTAGTGAAGGAAGAGTCACTTGTCATGGAGGATGGGGAAGGTTCAGAGACGCCTACTCCCAGGTTGTTCCGAGACCCTCTGCAGGATGATACAGGGATGTTTGTGGCCGAGCAGGTGACTTCATCTGACGACCACCTGAAGTCTATCTCTGCTGTCTTCAAGCAGGAGCTGAAGGACATCATCCTGTGCATTTCCCCATTCATCACATTTAAGAAACCATTCCTTCTCACACCTGCTGGCATGCACTGCCCCAGCAGGGACTATTTTCCTGAACAG GTTTACCTATCCCCTCTTCTCAACAAAGACTTTAAGGAACTGGACGGGCGCAGAAAGCGGCAGCTCCTTAAAGACTCTGCCCCCTCTCTGTCGACCGGACAGATCAACGGCGGCCCGCAACCCAAGCCCATCGATGTCCTGCCTTCCCACAGTCTTACCAGCACTCGCATTGTGGAGCAGCTTAGCAGCAGCCAGAATCTGGCCAAGATGCTGGCAGACTACAGAGCAACAGGAGGTCGTATCCGGCAGAGGGAAGCCAGTCAAACCACCGACCCTTTCAGTACTGCGGCTCCCGCGAGGTTGGTGGACTCTACGATCAAGCCAGTGAAGACAGACAGCGAAGAGGAGAAGCCAAGCAACAAGAATGACATGAGCTGGGCCCCAAAG ctGGATTGTCTGAACCCTGTCAACCATCAGAGACTGTGTGTGCTCTTCAGCAGTTCATCAGCTGAGTCCAACAACGCGCCCAACCCCTGCGTCAGCCCATG GATTGTCACGATGGAGTTCTATGGCAAGAATGACCTTTCCCTCGGTGTATTCTTGGAGCGATACTGTTTCAG GCCCTCTTACCAGTGCCCCAGCATGTTCTGTGAGACTCCCATGGTGCACCACATCCGTCGGTTCGTGCACGGCAGTGGCTGCGTGCAGATTGTGTTAAAGGAGCTGGACTCCCCTGTGCCCGGTTATCAGCACACAATTCTCAACTACTCCTGGTGCCGTATCTGCAAACAG GTGACGCCGGTGGTGCCTCTGTCCAATGACTCGTGGTCCATGTCTTTTGCCAAATACCTGGAGCTTCGTTTCTACGGTCACCAGTACACAAGGAGGGCTAATGCAGAGCCCTGCGGGCACTCCATCCACAAAGACTACCACCAATACTTCTCATACAACCAGATGGTGGCTTCCTTCAG ctACACTTCTGTGAGGCTGTTGGAGATTTGTCTTCCTCGTCCCAAGATCTTCATCAGGAACCTGGGGCCTGCTAAAACCAACCTGCAGCAGGACCTGAAAGACTTCTCTCAAAA AGTGACTCAGGTGTACCTGGCCATAGATGACCGCCTCACCTCCCTCAAGACCGACACCTTCAGTAAGACGcgagaggaaaagatggaggacCTCTTTGCTCAGAAAGAT atgGAAGAGGCAGAGCTGCGGAACTGGATTGAAAAGCTTCAGGCGCGACTACAGGCCTGCTGTCTGGATTCTCCTCAGCAGCTGCAGATAGTTCTGGAGTCTCTGGTGATGAAGAAACAGAGTCTGTGTGAGATGTTACAGTACTGGAATGGAAG GCTTCAGGACTTGTTCCAGCAGGAGAAAGGCAGGAAGcgtctgtctgtccctcccAGCCCAGGCAGGCACAGACAGACCAACGCTGATGACAGCAAG AGCACACTGGACTCCTCCCCTCGTAACCCCTCTCCTGTGGTCCAGAATGGTGAGAAAG AGGACCGTCACCTCAGCACGCTGCCTTCaggctcctcctccctgctgccGTCACCAGGAGACGCTGGAGCTGAACCCATCACGCCTGTTCCCTCCTTCATCGAGCAGGACTCTGTCAGCATCCCAGAAG ATGTGTTTGACGGACACTTGCTGGGCTCCACTGACAGCCAGGTGAAGGAGAAGTCCACCATGAAAGCCATCCTTGCCAACTTCCTCCCTGGCAACAGCTACAACCCCATCCCGTTCCCatt TGACCCGGACAAGCACTACCTGATGGACGAACATGAGCGGGTTCCCATcgcagtgtgtgagagagagccgAGCTCCATCATAGCCTTTGCTCTCAG CTGCAAGAAGTATAAAACAGCACTGGATGATCTGTCCAAGGCATCAAACGCAGGCGGGGATGAAACTCCACAGACCATCAG ttCGGGGGAGAGCCGGGCTAAGAGCAGCCCTGCCAGGCCCAGTGAGTCGGCCTCGTCCCAGCAGAGCCGCAGCAGCATGGAGGCTGATCCCCTCA AGGATGCAGACTTGACAgataaacagaagaaacagaccCTGAATCCACACATTGAGCTAC AATTCTCCGATGCCAACGCCAAGTTTTACTGTCGGATCTACTACGCTGAGGAGTTTCATAAAATGCGTGAGGAGATCATGGAGAGCCCCGAGGAGGATTTCGTCCGCTCGCTGTCCCACTGCGTTAACTGGCAGGCCCGTGGTGGAAAATCTGGAGCTGTTTTCTACGCAACAGAAG ATGACCGCTTCATACTGAAGCAGATGCCCAGACTGGAGGTCCAGTCCTTCCTGGACTTTGCTCCAAACTACTTCACCTACATCACTGGAGCTGTGCAGCAGAAA CGGCCAACGGCGCTGGCAAAGATCCTGGGTGTTTACAGGATCGGTTACAAGAACTCGCAGaacaacacagagaagaaaCTGGACCTGCTCGTGATGGAGAATCTTTTCTATGGTCGCAAGATGGCTCAG GTGTTTGACCTTAAAGGCTCCCTGAGAAACCGTAACGTGAAGACCGACTCAGGTAAAGAAAGCTGCGAGGTGGTTCTGCTGGACGAGAACCTCCTGAAGCTGATCCACGACAACCCGCTGTACATCCGCTCCCACTGCAAGGCCATCCTGAGAGCTGCAATACACAGCGACGCCTACTTCCTCTCCAGCCACCTCATCATCGACTACTCCCTGCTGGTGGGGCGGGACGATGCCACTGATCAGCTGGTGGTCGGGATTATAG ATTATATCAGGACATTTACCTGGGACAAGAGACTGGAAATGGTTGTCAAATCCACTGGAATCCTGGGAGGGCAAG GGAAGATGCCCACTGTGGTCTCTCCGGAGCTGTACAGAGCTCGTTTCTGCGAGGCCATGGACAAATACTTCCTGATGGTACCTGACCACTGGACTGGCCTGGGCATCAACTGCTGA